The genome window GCACGCTTCTGCTTGAGGACGCGCGGCGCCGTGGCCTTGAACCCGACCCCGTGGAGGTCGGCCCCAACCGGTACGAGACCGAAGAGGAATCGCTCATCCGGGCGCTTCTGGAAATCGCCGTCGAAATCGAGCCGCCCACGGAAGCGGAGATCAGCGCCGAATGGGTGCGCGACCCCGACCGGTTTCGCGCGCCGCCGCTCTGGGAGGTCTCGCATCTTCTTGTCGCTTGCGATCAGGCCGACAAGGCGCAGGCCGAGGTGGCAAGGGCGAGAGCGGTCGACCTGGCGCAGCGTGCGCTCGACGATCCGGCCGGGTTTTCGCGCCTGGCGTCGGAACACAGCGATTGCGGATCGAAGTCTTCCGGGGGCGCGCTGGGTCAGCTTAGCCCCGGTGATACCGTCCCGGAATTCGAAGCCGTCCTGCGCCGCCTTGCAGAGGGCGAAATCACGCCCGACCCGGTCCCGACCCGCCATGGATGGCACCTCATCCGGATGGATGCGGCGGCACCCGGCGCCGTCCTGCCGTTCGAGGCGGTGCGCGACAAGATCGCAGCGGCGATGGAAAAGGCCGCATGGGCACGGGAGGCCCGCGCGTTCGTCAACCGGTTGGTCGCCGACGCCGACATCGCCGGTGTCGACCTGCACCCGGTCTAGCCGAAGGGAAGGGGAAACCCATGCGCAGCGATGCAGACCAGGGGCGGCGGGGCGATTGCATGCGACCAACCGATCGGAGCCTGCTGAGCGATCCGTTGACCTTCTTTCACGAGGATCACCTGCGCGAACGGGAAATCTGCGCCATGCTCGAAAGGATCGCCACCTCCGAAGCGCCGCAGGGCTGTGCGGTGACCCATGTTCTCGGGTTCTTGAGGGAAGAACTTCCTCTTCACCTGGAAGATGAGGAACAGGATCTGTTTCCTCTGCTCAGGCGTCGATGCGATCCTTCGGATGAGATCGGGAAGGCCATCGACCGCCTCGCAAGTGACCACCGGCGTTGCGATGTAGAGACGCCGTCCATCGTGGCAGCGCTCGCGCGGCTGGAGCCCGGCGGGGAAGGCCTGTCCCCGGACGAGCGCGAGCGTGTGGTCGCTTTCGTCGGTCATGCCAGAAGCCATCTGATCTTTGAGAACGCGATCATTCTGCCGTTCGCCAGGCTGCGCCTGAGCGAAAACGACCTGCACACCCTGACCCTGCGGATGAGACAGCGCCGTGGATTGAGCCGACCGACGGAGACGATACATGCTGGCTGATCTGCTGGAGCGAAACATCGTGTGGTCACAGGCCCGCAGCTCCGAGGACCCGGGGTATTTCTTGCGGCTTGCCTCGCAGCAAACGCCTGAATTCTTCTGGATCGGCTGCTCCGACAGCCGTGTACCGGCAAATGTCGTTGCCGGTCTCGATCCGGGCGAGGTCTTCGTCCATCGCAACGTGGCGAATGTGGTTCATTCCTCGGACATGAACCTCCTGTCGGCGCTCGAGTTCGCGGTCGATGCACTGAAGGTGCGCGAGATCATCGTCTGCGGTCACTACGGATGTGGCGGCGTGAAAGCCGCGACGGAAGACATGCCGCACGGATTGGCCGACCACTGGCTGGAGCCGATACGACGGCTTGCACGGGCCTATGCGCTGGATCTGGCCAAATGCGCGGACGTCGACGAACGGCGCGACCAGTTGGCGGAACTGAATGTGATCGAGGGCGTTCGCCGCGTCGCGGAAACGCCCATCGTTCAAAAGGCCTGGACCCGTCGCACGGATCTTCGCGTTCATGGCTTGATCTACGGGCTCAAGAATGGGCGATTGCGCAATCTCGATTGTTCGGTCGGACCCGGGCACTTCCTGAAGGAGGCGGTGAAATGACGGTCCTGCTGAAAAGCATGCCCGCCGGTTGCGGATGTGATGCACCGGAACATGCCAAGACACTCGTCAGCATCGATGAAGCGCTGCGCCGGATCTCTCAGGCGGTATGTCCCGTGAAGGAGACGGAGCGCCTTGCGCTTGGCGATGCCATCGGACGCATATTGGCCGAGCCGGTGCAAAGCCGTGGCGCGATGCCGCCGTTCGACAATGCGGCGATGGATGGCTATGCCATCGATGCCGGCGCCTTGAGCGGCAACGGGCCATGGGTGCTGTCCGTTTGCGCGAGGCTGGCTGCCGGGCAACCGGTCGAGACGCCCCTGGCGAACGGGGGCGCGGCCCGGATCTTCACCGGCGCCCAGATTCCCGAAGGCGCGGATACG of Stappia sp. ES.058 contains these proteins:
- a CDS encoding carbonic anhydrase, coding for MLADLLERNIVWSQARSSEDPGYFLRLASQQTPEFFWIGCSDSRVPANVVAGLDPGEVFVHRNVANVVHSSDMNLLSALEFAVDALKVREIIVCGHYGCGGVKAATEDMPHGLADHWLEPIRRLARAYALDLAKCADVDERRDQLAELNVIEGVRRVAETPIVQKAWTRRTDLRVHGLIYGLKNGRLRNLDCSVGPGHFLKEAVK
- a CDS encoding hemerythrin domain-containing protein, whose protein sequence is MLERIATSEAPQGCAVTHVLGFLREELPLHLEDEEQDLFPLLRRRCDPSDEIGKAIDRLASDHRRCDVETPSIVAALARLEPGGEGLSPDERERVVAFVGHARSHLIFENAIILPFARLRLSENDLHTLTLRMRQRRGLSRPTETIHAG
- a CDS encoding peptidylprolyl isomerase, yielding MSANPRTVFSVNGQTVAGEDTTPAAIETTVSVNGKVIDSRTIAAEAQNHEAPRGKPGLAWKKAANAVALRTLLLEDARRRGLEPDPVEVGPNRYETEEESLIRALLEIAVEIEPPTEAEISAEWVRDPDRFRAPPLWEVSHLLVACDQADKAQAEVARARAVDLAQRALDDPAGFSRLASEHSDCGSKSSGGALGQLSPGDTVPEFEAVLRRLAEGEITPDPVPTRHGWHLIRMDAAAPGAVLPFEAVRDKIAAAMEKAAWAREARAFVNRLVADADIAGVDLHPV